The following are encoded together in the Xanthomonas sacchari genome:
- a CDS encoding SGNH/GDSL hydrolase family protein, which translates to MKCPSLLSLAIALCATASGAVQAATPTSTAALEGKVDALYTRAPDTLKPDEVKAMQQRLLDWAQLQRYRADNAALPAPAADAPRVVFYGDSITDAWGRREGTTFFPGKSAYVNRGISGQTTAQMLVRFRQDVIDLKPAVVVILAGTNDLAGNTGLSTLEMIEDNLRSMTELAQAHHIKAVLASVLPVTDYPWRPGLQPAQKVRALNAWMQQYAQQQGAVYLDYYSKLSNRDGGMDKTVAIDGVHPNNAGYAVMAPLAEQAIQRALAKP; encoded by the coding sequence ATGAAATGCCCCTCGCTGTTGTCCCTCGCCATCGCGCTGTGCGCCACTGCTTCCGGCGCCGTGCAGGCGGCAACGCCCACGTCCACCGCGGCGCTGGAGGGCAAGGTCGATGCGCTGTACACGCGTGCGCCGGACACGCTCAAGCCCGACGAAGTGAAGGCGATGCAGCAGCGGCTGCTGGACTGGGCGCAACTGCAGCGCTATCGCGCCGACAACGCCGCGCTGCCGGCGCCGGCAGCGGACGCGCCGCGCGTGGTGTTCTACGGCGATTCCATCACCGACGCCTGGGGCCGCCGCGAAGGCACCACGTTCTTCCCCGGCAAGTCCGCCTACGTCAATCGCGGCATTTCCGGGCAGACCACGGCGCAGATGCTGGTGCGCTTCCGCCAGGACGTGATCGACCTGAAGCCGGCGGTGGTGGTGATCCTGGCCGGCACCAACGACCTGGCCGGCAACACCGGGCTGTCCACGCTGGAGATGATCGAGGACAACTTGCGCTCGATGACCGAACTGGCCCAGGCCCACCACATCAAGGCGGTACTGGCCTCTGTGCTGCCGGTGACCGACTATCCGTGGCGGCCGGGCCTGCAGCCGGCGCAGAAGGTGCGTGCGCTCAATGCCTGGATGCAGCAGTACGCGCAGCAGCAGGGCGCGGTGTATCTGGACTACTACAGCAAGCTGAGCAACCGCGACGGCGGCATGGACAAGACCGTGGCCATCGACGGCGTGCACCCCAACAACGCCGGCTATGCGGTGATGGCGCCGCTGGCCGAGCAGGCCATCCAGCGCGCGCTGGCAAAGCCCTGA
- a CDS encoding rRNA pseudouridine synthase, translating into MSSPVRLDKHLAALLPCSRGEAQQYIEGGWVSVDGVVVEEPQTPITTQQVTLAPDAQLGPAQPVTLLLHKPAGMRAEDALALATPGTRSALDASDMRVLKRHFLRLSLPLPLESEASGLLVLSQDRRVLRRLSEDAATLEQEFVVEVSGTLQPYGLHRLAHGLRHGQRTLPPCKVSWQSEQRLRFAIKHVQPGQLHDMCAQVGLQVSGLRRLRIGRISLGKLAPGEWRYLPEGERF; encoded by the coding sequence ATGTCCAGCCCCGTCCGTCTCGACAAGCATCTCGCCGCCCTGCTGCCGTGTTCGCGCGGCGAGGCGCAGCAGTACATCGAGGGCGGCTGGGTCAGCGTGGACGGGGTGGTGGTCGAGGAACCGCAGACGCCGATCACCACCCAGCAGGTGACGCTGGCGCCCGACGCGCAACTCGGCCCGGCGCAGCCGGTCACGCTGCTGCTGCACAAGCCGGCCGGGATGCGCGCCGAAGACGCGCTCGCGCTGGCGACGCCCGGCACCCGCAGCGCGCTGGATGCCAGCGACATGCGTGTGCTCAAGCGCCATTTCCTGCGCCTGAGCCTGCCGCTGCCATTGGAGAGCGAGGCCAGCGGATTGCTGGTGCTGAGCCAGGACCGCCGCGTGCTGCGGCGGCTGAGCGAGGACGCGGCCACGCTGGAGCAGGAATTCGTGGTGGAGGTCAGCGGCACCTTGCAGCCCTATGGCCTGCACCGGCTCGCGCACGGCCTGCGCCATGGCCAGCGCACGCTGCCGCCGTGCAAGGTCAGCTGGCAGAGCGAACAGCGCCTGCGCTTTGCGATCAAGCACGTGCAGCCGGGCCAGTTGCACGACATGTGCGCGCAGGTCGGACTGCAGGTGAGCGGACTGCGCCGCCTGCGCATCGGCCGGATTTCGCTGGGCAAGCTGGCGCCGGGCGAGTGGCGCTATTTGCCGGAGGGGGAGCGGTTCTGA
- a CDS encoding M48 family metallopeptidase, whose product METLRYLVGYPPHVLDQVREMIARQRLGDWLRRRYPEANTVRTDRQLYDYTQALKDRCMRSAEPLHKVIYDNRLQAVKHALGTHTTVSRVQGGKLKASREIRIAGVFRDAPAAFLPMIVAHELAHLKESAHNKAFYQLCAHMTPDYHQLEFDLRLYLTQLELGEH is encoded by the coding sequence ATGGAGACCCTGCGCTATCTCGTAGGCTACCCGCCCCATGTCCTGGACCAAGTCCGCGAGATGATCGCGCGCCAGCGCCTGGGCGACTGGCTGCGCAGACGCTACCCCGAGGCCAACACGGTCCGCACCGATCGCCAGTTGTACGACTACACGCAGGCGCTCAAGGACCGTTGCATGCGCAGCGCCGAGCCGCTGCACAAGGTGATCTACGACAACCGCCTGCAGGCGGTGAAGCACGCGCTGGGCACCCACACCACGGTGTCGCGGGTACAGGGCGGCAAGCTCAAGGCCAGCCGCGAGATCCGCATCGCCGGCGTGTTCCGCGATGCGCCGGCGGCGTTCCTGCCGATGATCGTCGCCCACGAACTGGCGCATCTGAAGGAAAGCGCGCACAACAAGGCCTTCTACCAGCTGTGCGCGCACATGACGCCGGACTACCACCAGTTGGAGTTCGACCTGCGCCTGTACCTGACCCAGTTGGAACTGGGCGAGCACTGA
- a CDS encoding DUF2058 domain-containing protein, whose protein sequence is MRNPLQEQLLKAGLVKKSQVAQVAREQAKARQGKTPPPPSAEQRESERLRQERVERDRALSAERNAQARAQEQRAQARQLVENHKLKADGEIDYHFTDAGKIQRLRVDAALRTQLIAGSVAIARLDAGYVPVPRAVVEKIVARDPATIVFDALAATPASGEDDPYYSQFKVPDDLIW, encoded by the coding sequence ATGCGCAACCCCCTGCAGGAGCAACTGCTCAAGGCCGGCCTGGTGAAGAAGAGCCAGGTGGCGCAGGTCGCGCGCGAGCAGGCCAAGGCGCGCCAGGGCAAGACCCCGCCGCCGCCCAGCGCCGAGCAGCGCGAGAGCGAGCGGTTGCGGCAGGAGCGGGTGGAGCGCGACCGCGCCCTGTCCGCCGAACGCAACGCGCAGGCGCGTGCGCAGGAGCAGCGCGCGCAGGCGCGGCAACTGGTCGAAAACCACAAGCTCAAGGCCGACGGCGAGATCGACTACCACTTCACCGATGCCGGCAAGATCCAGCGGCTGCGCGTGGATGCAGCGCTGCGCACGCAACTGATCGCCGGCAGCGTGGCGATCGCGCGGCTGGATGCCGGCTACGTGCCAGTGCCGCGCGCAGTGGTGGAAAAGATCGTCGCCCGCGATCCTGCGACCATCGTGTTCGATGCGCTGGCGGCGACGCCGGCCAGCGGCGAGGACGATCCCTACTACAGCCAGTTCAAGGTGCCGGACGATCTGATCTGGTGA
- a CDS encoding DksA/TraR family C4-type zinc finger protein, whose amino-acid sequence MATGWAGDGAVQDQIDATVEDAIKRARSQLPQGPGLSHCEDCDAPIPEARRKAVPGVRLCVACQDAQDRAQHEHSGYNRRGSKDSQLR is encoded by the coding sequence ATGGCCACTGGGTGGGCAGGCGACGGCGCGGTGCAGGACCAGATCGATGCGACCGTCGAGGATGCGATCAAGCGGGCGCGCAGCCAACTCCCGCAGGGCCCGGGGCTGAGCCACTGCGAGGACTGCGATGCGCCGATTCCCGAGGCGCGGCGCAAGGCGGTGCCGGGCGTGCGTCTGTGCGTGGCCTGCCAGGACGCGCAGGACCGCGCACAGCATGAGCACAGCGGCTACAACCGCCGCGGCAGCAAGGACAGCCAGCTGCGTTGA
- a CDS encoding DUF2789 domain-containing protein, protein MEPVIPPFADLFAQLGLPNSESEIRQFIARHAPLPDDMRLEEAPFWTPAQAQLLREERLEDADWAIVVDQLNIALHAQPKP, encoded by the coding sequence ATGGAACCCGTCATCCCCCCGTTCGCCGACCTTTTCGCCCAGCTCGGCCTGCCCAACAGCGAAAGCGAGATCCGCCAGTTCATCGCCCGGCACGCGCCGCTGCCCGATGACATGCGCCTAGAAGAAGCACCGTTCTGGACGCCAGCGCAGGCGCAGTTGCTGCGCGAGGAACGCCTGGAAGACGCCGATTGGGCGATCGTGGTCGATCAGCTCAACATCGCGCTGCACGCGCAGCCCAAGCCTTGA
- a CDS encoding mechanosensitive ion channel family protein, with protein sequence MPSLHTLLPPWTHRWLDVIVPGAQIVLIVLAAWLLRTVLRRLIRRLGEHHALPPELVLMARRGSGFVIYAAALLLILDRFGVSGTVLWTAFTGFAAVAAVAFFAAWSVLSNIFCTLLIFTTRPFRLHDHIELLENGEKPGLKGQVIDINLIYTTLREERDGDGESVLQIPNSLFFQRSTRRWRGHPVPPGLG encoded by the coding sequence ATGCCTTCGCTCCATACCCTGCTGCCGCCGTGGACACACCGCTGGCTCGATGTGATCGTGCCCGGCGCGCAGATCGTGCTGATCGTGCTTGCGGCCTGGTTGCTGCGGACCGTGTTGCGGCGGCTGATCCGGCGCCTGGGCGAGCACCACGCGCTGCCGCCGGAACTGGTGCTGATGGCGCGCCGCGGCAGCGGCTTCGTGATCTACGCGGCGGCGCTGCTGCTGATCCTGGACCGCTTCGGCGTGTCCGGCACCGTGCTGTGGACCGCCTTCACCGGCTTCGCCGCGGTCGCGGCGGTGGCGTTCTTCGCCGCCTGGAGCGTGCTGTCCAACATCTTCTGCACGCTGCTGATCTTCACCACCCGCCCGTTCCGCCTGCACGATCACATCGAGCTGCTGGAGAACGGCGAGAAGCCCGGCCTGAAAGGCCAGGTGATCGACATCAACCTGATCTACACGACGCTGCGCGAGGAACGCGACGGCGACGGCGAGAGCGTGCTGCAGATCCCCAACAGCCTGTTCTTCCAGCGCAGCACCCGCCGCTGGCGCGGCCATCCGGTGCCGCCCGGCCTGGGTTGA
- a CDS encoding EAL domain-containing protein — translation MLLRSLSAELGQPACGNCRDGEPLDFVVRMAFQPIVDAATRSIYAYEALVRGEDGSGAAAVLARVRPEQMYRFDQTCRVQAIATAAQLGLRTRLSINFIPNAVYEPATCIRLTLKAAEHFGVPTGDLIFEMSESERVADLPKVVRILRDYAQRGFLTAIDDFGAGHSGLNLLADFQPHLIKLDMALIRGIDASAARRHIVGGIVAMAAPLGCRILAEGVETPEEYRALRALGIDLYQGYLFAKPALEALPEVTEAQWDALERAD, via the coding sequence ATGCTCCTGCGCTCTCTGTCCGCCGAACTCGGCCAGCCCGCCTGCGGCAACTGCCGCGATGGCGAGCCGCTGGATTTCGTCGTGCGCATGGCGTTCCAGCCGATCGTCGATGCCGCCACCCGCTCGATCTACGCCTACGAAGCGCTGGTGCGCGGCGAGGACGGCAGCGGCGCGGCGGCGGTGCTGGCGCGGGTCCGCCCCGAGCAGATGTACCGCTTCGACCAGACCTGCCGGGTGCAGGCCATCGCCACCGCCGCGCAGCTGGGCCTGCGCACGCGCCTGTCGATCAACTTCATCCCCAACGCGGTGTACGAGCCGGCGACCTGCATCCGCCTGACCCTGAAGGCGGCCGAGCACTTCGGCGTGCCGACCGGCGACCTGATCTTCGAGATGAGCGAATCCGAACGTGTCGCCGACCTGCCCAAGGTCGTGCGCATCCTGCGCGACTATGCGCAGCGCGGCTTCCTCACCGCGATCGACGATTTCGGCGCCGGCCACTCCGGCCTGAACCTGCTCGCCGATTTCCAGCCGCACCTGATCAAGCTGGACATGGCGCTGATCCGCGGCATCGACGCCAGTGCCGCACGCCGCCACATCGTCGGCGGCATCGTCGCGATGGCCGCGCCGCTGGGCTGCCGCATCCTCGCCGAGGGCGTGGAAACGCCCGAGGAGTACCGCGCACTGCGTGCGCTGGGCATCGATCTCTACCAGGGCTATCTGTTCGCAAAACCGGCGCTGGAGGCGCTGCCCGAGGTCACCGAGGCGCAGTGGGACGCGCTGGAGCGCGCCGACTGA
- a CDS encoding YkgJ family cysteine cluster protein — translation MSEPMRDTADPAIACDRCDAICCRLTVLVMPDDQVPEHLTEYTREGLHVMARDEDGWCVAVDGARMCCSIYAQRPAVCRKFAMAGPYCREIRRTHHEQLTRGIPLTMY, via the coding sequence ATGAGCGAGCCGATGCGGGACACGGCCGACCCGGCCATCGCCTGCGACCGCTGCGACGCGATCTGCTGCCGCCTGACCGTGCTGGTGATGCCGGACGACCAGGTTCCCGAGCATCTCACCGAATACACCCGCGAGGGCCTGCACGTGATGGCGCGCGACGAGGACGGCTGGTGCGTGGCGGTGGACGGCGCGCGCATGTGCTGCTCGATCTATGCGCAGCGCCCGGCGGTCTGCCGCAAGTTCGCGATGGCCGGCCCGTACTGCCGCGAGATCCGCCGCACCCACCACGAGCAACTGACCCGTGGCATTCCCCTGACGATGTACTGA
- a CDS encoding Hsp70 family protein yields the protein MRLGIDFGTSNSAAAAVIDGRVVPIDFGAQQQFRTTVYFPEVMRDPAEFDLTPALERQVDELIESGRRDALAAGRERGPDALRRDAIRVVRRQWMETQMREPRSSAALLQNAVYGDDALDAYFVEGEGNLVQSPKSMLGYNLHPRARQTITGIAAHILEHIRLTASQQLGVQVRRALLGRPVQFRSSIGEAGNAQALEILHGAAITAGFDDVAFLEEPAAAAMHYHAVSGERHATVVVDIGGGTTDIAYASVGGDAAPQVHRAWGIPRGGTDIDLALSLAGFMPQFGRGITRVPSHHYVEAAMVQDTTRQRDFRQHRYDGVPAPYDTRLQALQEPGNTARLYRAVERSKIRLSDAERHAETLDYIEAGLQVQVHADELVQAARSYLEALQELLAQVRQDIGGDPAAVFLTGGMSRAGYLQRLVAAAFPQARLVHGDPSFGVVQGLALAAAQD from the coding sequence ATGCGCCTCGGTATCGACTTCGGCACCAGCAATTCCGCCGCCGCCGCGGTGATCGACGGCCGCGTGGTGCCGATCGACTTCGGCGCGCAGCAGCAGTTCCGCACCACGGTGTATTTCCCCGAGGTGATGCGCGACCCGGCCGAGTTCGACCTGACCCCGGCGCTGGAACGACAGGTGGACGAGCTGATCGAGTCCGGCCGCCGCGATGCGCTCGCCGCCGGGCGCGAACGCGGCCCCGACGCGTTGCGCCGCGATGCGATCCGGGTGGTGCGCCGGCAATGGATGGAAACGCAGATGCGCGAGCCGCGCAGTTCGGCGGCGCTGCTGCAGAACGCGGTGTACGGCGACGATGCGCTGGACGCGTATTTCGTCGAGGGCGAAGGCAACCTGGTGCAGAGCCCCAAGTCGATGCTCGGCTACAACCTGCACCCGCGCGCACGCCAGACCATCACCGGCATCGCCGCGCACATTCTCGAACACATCCGCCTGACCGCCTCGCAGCAACTGGGCGTGCAGGTGCGCCGCGCGCTGCTCGGGCGCCCGGTGCAGTTCCGCAGCTCGATCGGCGAGGCCGGCAACGCGCAGGCGCTGGAGATCCTGCATGGCGCGGCGATCACCGCCGGCTTCGACGACGTCGCCTTCCTGGAGGAACCGGCCGCCGCGGCGATGCACTACCATGCGGTCAGCGGAGAGCGCCACGCCACGGTCGTGGTCGACATCGGCGGCGGCACCACCGACATCGCCTACGCCAGTGTCGGCGGCGACGCCGCGCCGCAGGTGCACCGCGCCTGGGGCATCCCGCGCGGCGGCACCGACATCGACCTGGCGCTGAGCCTGGCCGGATTCATGCCGCAGTTCGGCCGCGGCATCACTCGCGTGCCCTCGCACCACTACGTCGAGGCGGCGATGGTGCAGGACACCACCCGCCAGCGCGATTTCCGCCAGCACCGCTACGACGGCGTGCCCGCCCCCTACGACACACGCCTGCAGGCGCTGCAGGAGCCTGGCAACACCGCGCGCCTGTATCGCGCGGTGGAGCGCAGCAAGATCCGCCTCAGCGACGCCGAGCGACACGCAGAGACGCTGGACTACATCGAAGCCGGGCTGCAGGTGCAGGTGCACGCCGACGAACTGGTGCAGGCCGCACGCAGCTACCTGGAGGCGCTGCAGGAGCTGCTGGCGCAGGTCCGCCAGGACATCGGCGGCGATCCGGCCGCGGTGTTCCTGACCGGCGGCATGTCGCGCGCCGGCTATCTGCAGCGCCTGGTGGCCGCGGCGTTCCCGCAGGCACGCCTGGTCCACGGCGATCCTTCGTTCGGCGTGGTGCAGGGCCTGGCGCTGGCCGCCGCGCAGGACTGA
- a CDS encoding peptidylprolyl isomerase → MEIANGLVATIHYTLTDDAGEVIDQSSPDNPLSYLHGAGNIVPGLEKALTGKRTGESVKADVIPAEGYGPRHEQLVQQVPRGSFPDAASLAPGMQFQAQTDQGPLLVTVTEVGEQLVTIDGNHPLAGQVLHFAVEVAGVREATEQEKNQGHAGAAL, encoded by the coding sequence ATGGAGATCGCCAACGGGCTTGTCGCCACCATCCACTACACCCTCACCGACGATGCCGGTGAAGTGATCGACCAGTCCTCGCCGGACAATCCGCTGAGCTACCTGCACGGCGCCGGCAACATCGTGCCGGGCCTGGAGAAGGCGCTGACCGGCAAGCGCACCGGCGAGTCGGTCAAGGCCGACGTGATCCCGGCCGAAGGCTACGGCCCGCGCCACGAGCAACTGGTGCAGCAGGTGCCGCGTGGTTCGTTCCCGGATGCCGCATCGCTGGCGCCGGGCATGCAGTTCCAGGCGCAGACCGACCAGGGCCCGCTGCTGGTCACGGTCACCGAGGTCGGCGAGCAACTGGTGACCATCGACGGCAACCACCCGCTGGCCGGGCAGGTGCTGCACTTCGCGGTGGAAGTGGCCGGCGTGCGCGAGGCCACCGAGCAGGAAAAGAACCAGGGCCACGCCGGCGCCGCGCTGTAA
- a CDS encoding cation diffusion facilitator family transporter, producing the protein MSASSGSRLAIYAALAGNLAIAIAKFVAAGLSGSSAMLSEGVHSLVDTVNELLLLYGLRRAARPADATHPFGHGRELYFWSFIVALLVFALGAGVSLYEGIAHIRDPQPASDHTLNYIVLGLSLLFEGGSWWVSLREFRARKGRLSYVQAFRESKDPSLFTVLVEDSAALIGLLIALAGLLAAQWLDMPELDGVASVGIAAVLACSAFVLARETKGLLIGEPAARPLGDALRRIAAADPDVRAVNGVLSVQMGPDQVVAALSAEFEDQRSTAQIEACIERIEAAARAEHPELQALFVKPQTPETWLARRTALRQPPPA; encoded by the coding sequence ATGTCCGCTTCGTCCGGGTCCCGTCTCGCGATCTACGCCGCGCTCGCCGGCAATCTCGCCATCGCCATCGCCAAGTTCGTCGCCGCCGGGCTCTCGGGCAGCTCGGCGATGCTCAGCGAAGGCGTGCATTCGCTGGTGGACACGGTCAACGAACTGTTGCTGCTGTACGGCCTGCGCCGCGCCGCGCGCCCAGCCGATGCCACCCATCCGTTCGGGCATGGGCGCGAGCTGTACTTCTGGAGCTTCATCGTCGCCCTGCTGGTGTTCGCACTCGGCGCCGGGGTGTCGCTGTACGAGGGCATCGCCCATATCCGCGATCCGCAGCCGGCCAGCGACCACACCCTCAACTACATCGTGCTGGGGCTGTCGCTGTTGTTCGAGGGCGGCTCGTGGTGGGTCTCGCTGCGCGAGTTCCGCGCGCGCAAGGGCCGCCTGAGCTACGTGCAGGCGTTCCGCGAGAGCAAGGATCCGAGCCTGTTCACCGTGCTGGTGGAGGACAGCGCAGCGCTGATCGGCCTGCTGATCGCGCTAGCCGGGCTGCTCGCCGCGCAGTGGCTGGACATGCCGGAACTGGACGGCGTCGCGTCCGTCGGCATCGCCGCGGTGCTGGCCTGCTCGGCCTTCGTGCTGGCGCGCGAGACCAAGGGCCTGCTGATCGGCGAGCCGGCGGCGCGCCCGCTCGGCGACGCGCTGCGGCGCATCGCCGCGGCCGATCCGGACGTGCGCGCGGTCAACGGCGTGCTCAGCGTGCAGATGGGGCCGGACCAGGTTGTGGCCGCGCTCAGCGCCGAGTTCGAGGACCAGCGCAGCACCGCGCAGATCGAGGCGTGCATCGAGCGCATCGAGGCCGCCGCGCGCGCCGAGCACCCGGAGCTGCAGGCGCTGTTCGTCAAGCCGCAGACCCCGGAGACCTGGCTGGCCCGGCGCACCGCGCTGCGCCAGCCGCCGCCGGCCTGA
- a CDS encoding zinc ribbon domain-containing protein YjdM has product MPAAPACPQCTLENTYVDGANWVCADCGHEWPVAADAANDAATVVRDSNGNVLQAGDTVVVIKDLKVKGSSIPLKQGTVIRGIRFVEDDAEHIEGNSDKIKGLVLKTCFLRKA; this is encoded by the coding sequence ATGCCCGCCGCACCCGCCTGCCCGCAATGCACCCTGGAAAACACCTATGTCGACGGCGCCAACTGGGTGTGCGCGGACTGCGGCCACGAGTGGCCGGTCGCGGCCGACGCTGCCAACGACGCGGCGACGGTGGTGCGCGACAGCAACGGCAACGTGCTGCAGGCCGGCGACACGGTGGTGGTGATCAAGGACCTGAAGGTCAAGGGCTCGTCGATCCCGCTCAAGCAGGGCACGGTGATCCGCGGCATCCGCTTTGTCGAGGACGATGCCGAACACATCGAAGGCAACTCGGACAAGATCAAGGGCCTGGTGCTGAAGACCTGCTTCCTGCGCAAGGCGTGA
- a CDS encoding S9 family peptidase → MRTNTGATAAGRLARTLILALGLCLLALPAWARMQEVKPGQTPELAPGEGLVVVAVDTDVALSGVELNKDGKVFGGGTMSGLKPGISYRLYIAPAGDYAWRRVLLISQFGYNLRDSDEFRFRLEPGQITYPGDLLFRPSSFFSGDMGMVNRALAAMDWLQQTHPVLWARYTLRYAGHYPDPFPEFYRKALAQHPDARPAAQVALRAPPAPGALPIAPATLFRDSRITGLSLNPRGDLLALQVRERKDEWRIELLDLSSDQQRVLATSVDPIRQMLWAGNDALLFTVPVKNGRDVVRGIRADTGADGKRKWSPLSLPDGGFLVDALPQRPNQVLYATTLSNGDNAVQVLDVSSQAAIDRWRPRLRDRVNVGLERDVGWLTDGEGRLRLAIVRRDDGYVLRYRDSEGAPYRDVMTLDHLRDFEPVGLSYAADEIYAVTDDGRAQRDLVAYDVATRKIVRTLFSRSGVDVVDLIQGPQRTPIGVTYYESGRLVSHYFESADDRVGRALSAALPGRNLQIAARNADGKQIVLWADASDQPPQLYHLDLDKRAARAIGETMPWLHGMTFAPSEVLRFKGRDGLPLEAFVTLPPGAGPKPLVVFPHGGPIGVADALGFDPETQFLASMGYAVLRVNFRGSDGYGRAFREAGRGSFGTLIEDDIDAAIVQAQARYPLDPQRMCVVGASYGGYSALVMTIRWPQRFRCAVSIAGVADRILFYTASDGARSAEGRANLEKRLGDPKAELAQMIDTSPLYHYDAIKVPVMLAHGLEDRRVDYEHTRRMLRMLDMAGNAPVGLSFKDEGHGFGDVEHRVALWSGVAGFLQTHLSGPQAAPAPTAAAAPTAAP, encoded by the coding sequence ATGCGAACGAACACAGGGGCGACGGCTGCCGGCCGTCTGGCGCGCACCTTGATCCTGGCCTTGGGGCTCTGCCTGCTGGCGCTGCCGGCCTGGGCGCGAATGCAGGAAGTCAAGCCGGGACAGACGCCGGAGTTGGCGCCGGGCGAAGGCCTGGTGGTGGTGGCGGTGGACACCGACGTCGCATTGAGCGGCGTGGAGTTGAACAAGGACGGCAAGGTCTTTGGTGGCGGCACCATGTCCGGTCTCAAGCCGGGCATCAGCTACCGGCTGTACATCGCGCCGGCCGGCGACTACGCCTGGCGCCGGGTGCTGTTGATCTCGCAGTTCGGCTACAACCTGCGCGACAGCGACGAGTTCCGCTTCCGGCTCGAGCCGGGGCAGATCACCTACCCGGGCGACCTGCTGTTCCGGCCGTCCTCGTTCTTCAGCGGCGACATGGGCATGGTCAATCGCGCCTTGGCGGCGATGGACTGGTTGCAGCAGACCCATCCGGTGCTGTGGGCGCGCTACACCCTGCGTTACGCCGGGCACTACCCGGACCCGTTTCCGGAGTTCTACCGCAAGGCGCTGGCGCAGCACCCCGACGCACGTCCCGCGGCGCAGGTGGCGCTGCGCGCACCGCCGGCGCCAGGCGCCCTGCCGATCGCGCCGGCCACGCTGTTCCGCGATAGCCGCATCACCGGCCTGAGCCTGAATCCGCGCGGCGACCTGCTGGCGTTGCAGGTGCGCGAGCGCAAGGACGAGTGGCGCATCGAACTGCTCGACCTGTCCAGCGATCAGCAGCGGGTGCTCGCCACCAGCGTCGATCCGATCCGGCAGATGCTATGGGCCGGCAACGACGCGCTGTTGTTCACCGTGCCGGTCAAGAACGGGCGCGACGTGGTGCGCGGCATCCGCGCCGATACGGGGGCCGACGGCAAGCGCAAATGGAGCCCGCTGAGCTTGCCCGATGGCGGGTTCCTGGTCGACGCGCTGCCGCAGCGCCCCAACCAGGTGCTCTACGCCACCACGCTGAGCAACGGCGACAATGCGGTGCAGGTCCTGGACGTCTCCAGCCAGGCGGCGATCGACCGCTGGCGGCCGCGCCTGCGCGACCGGGTCAACGTCGGCCTGGAGCGCGACGTCGGCTGGCTGACCGATGGGGAAGGGCGGTTGCGCCTGGCCATCGTGCGCCGCGACGACGGCTACGTGCTGCGCTACCGCGACAGCGAAGGAGCGCCCTATCGCGACGTGATGACGCTCGACCACTTGCGTGATTTTGAGCCGGTCGGCCTGTCCTACGCCGCGGACGAGATCTACGCGGTCACCGACGACGGACGCGCGCAGCGGGACCTGGTCGCCTACGACGTGGCCACGCGCAAGATCGTGCGCACGCTGTTCAGCCGCAGCGGGGTCGACGTGGTCGACCTGATCCAGGGCCCGCAGCGCACGCCGATCGGTGTCACCTATTACGAGAGCGGACGCCTGGTCAGCCACTACTTCGAAAGCGCCGACGATCGTGTGGGCCGCGCGCTCAGCGCGGCCTTGCCTGGGCGCAACCTGCAGATCGCCGCGCGCAATGCCGACGGCAAGCAGATCGTGCTGTGGGCCGACGCCAGCGACCAGCCGCCGCAGCTCTACCATCTCGACCTGGACAAGCGCGCGGCGCGCGCGATCGGCGAGACCATGCCATGGCTGCACGGCATGACCTTCGCCCCCAGCGAGGTGTTGCGATTCAAGGGGCGCGACGGACTACCACTGGAAGCCTTCGTGACCCTGCCGCCTGGTGCCGGACCCAAGCCGCTGGTGGTGTTTCCGCACGGCGGGCCGATCGGCGTCGCCGACGCGCTGGGCTTCGATCCGGAGACCCAGTTCCTGGCCTCGATGGGCTACGCCGTGCTGCGGGTCAACTTCCGCGGCTCGGACGGCTACGGTCGCGCGTTTCGCGAGGCCGGGCGCGGCAGCTTCGGCACGTTGATCGAGGACGATATCGATGCGGCGATCGTGCAGGCGCAGGCGCGCTATCCGCTGGATCCGCAACGCATGTGCGTGGTCGGCGCCAGCTACGGCGGCTATTCGGCGCTGGTGATGACGATCCGCTGGCCGCAACGCTTCCGCTGCGCCGTCTCCATCGCCGGCGTGGCCGATCGCATCCTGTTCTATACCGCCAGCGACGGCGCGCGCAGCGCCGAGGGACGCGCGAACCTGGAGAAGCGCCTGGGCGATCCCAAGGCGGAGCTGGCACAGATGATCGACACTTCACCGCTGTACCACTACGACGCGATCAAGGTGCCGGTGATGCTGGCGCACGGCCTGGAGGACCGGCGGGTGGACTACGAACACACCCGGCGCATGCTGCGCATGCTGGACATGGCCGGCAACGCGCCGGTGGGATTGAGTTTCAAGGACGAGGGCCACGGTTTCGGCGACGTCGAGCACCGCGTCGCATTGTGGAGCGGTGTGGCCGGCTTCCTGCAGACGCATCTGTCCGGGCCGCAAGCCGCGCCGGCGCCGACGGCGGCCGCCGCGCCCACGGCCGCGCCCTGA